The DNA segment CGTGTCATGCGGTCCACCAACTCCTGCCGGGCGCCCGCACGGGTGCGCAGCAGCGGCCAGATCAACTCGTCCTCGATGTGGTGATGGTGGTGCAGGCCGTCCGCGTACTCCCGCGCGTACTCCGCGATCGTCCGCGCCCGTGCGGTGTCACCGGCGGGCACGGCGCGCACCAGCCGGGGCAGAAGGGCGGACTCGCGCCGGAACACCCGGTGGACGATGACCATTTCGTGCGTGTACGGCCGGTCCGGGACGACGGCGGGCATGGCGGGCCGGACAGGTGTGGTGCTGGGGGGCAAGGCTTTTCTCCAAGCGGGAGGAGCAGTTCCCGCACAGCGTCGCAAGGCGCGCTCTACGCCCGTTCTACCCCCGCTCTACGGCCGTTCGACGGCTGTTCCGCGCCCGTTCCGCGCCCGCCCGGCGGTGCGTCGACGGCCCGTGTCCCACCCGAACTCCCGTGCCAGGAGGCGAGGTCACGGACCGTAGAATCGGCGTCGATCGCACATAGATCGGGTGCCGCGACCCTGGGCTCGCCACCACCAACCAGCTCAACCGGCGCGTGTCCGCGCCGGCTGCCGTCCATGAGGGGGATCGGGCCACCGATGGCCAGACGCAAGCAATTCCGCAACACCAGAATCCGCACAGCCGTGGCCGTGACGCTGTTGGGCGTCGCCGTGCTGCTCGTGGCGGTCCGCATCACATCCCCGTCGCCCGCCGCGGTGCGCGCGAACAGCTGGGTGATCTGGAACAGCATGGGGACGGGTTACAACCCCTCTTGATACGACCCTTCTTGACCGGCCTCTCTTGACCGGCCTCTCTTGATCCGCGCTCCGCGGACGCCGTGCCGGCCCCCGACCGATGTCAGGCGGCCGGTACGGCGTCCAGCAGCGCGGCGATCTCCTCGATGTCGGGCAGCCCCAGGCGCAGGCTGCTCTCCCTGGCCCGCTCCAGGCAGCCGCGAGCCGCGGTGAAGTCGCCGAGATCCGTCCAGATCCTGCCCAGGACCACGAGACACTGGGCGATGTCCCGGGCGGCCCCCGCCTCCTCCAGTGCCGCCAGCGACTCCCGCGCGTGCTCCAGTGCCGGCCGCTGTCTCCCCAGGGCCCGCAGGCTGTCGGCCATCCGGAAGCGGGCCTGGGCTCCATGGCTGCGCAGGCCGGCGTCCCGGGAGACGGTGAGGCAGTCGGTGAAGGCGGTGACGGCCTCCTCGTAACGGCGCAGCGCGTGCAGCGCCAGACCCAGCACGTAGTGGGTGAAGGCCCGTACGAGGTCGTCGGGGCGCGAACGGAGCCCGCGCAGCACCGATTCGCAGGCGGCGACGGCCTCGGCGGCCTGCCCGCTGCGCGCCCGGGCGAGTGCCGCGTTGACGGTCGTCACCAGTTCGCCCGAGCGGTGCCCCAGCGCGCGGGCGAGCGCGATCGCCTCGTCGTAGTGGCCGACGGCCTCACCGGGTCGCCCCAGGTAGGAGGTGATCAGCCCGAGGTCGTTGGCCGCCTGGCGCAGGACGACCAGGTCGTCGCTCTCCCGGCACGCCTCGGCCGCGGCACGTGCCTGCGCCTCGGCCCGCACCGGCTCCCCCGCCGCCAGATGATAGGTACCGAGCAGGAACCGTGCCCGGCCCTCGGTGCGGCGGTCCTGGAGGCGGACGGCCGCCTCCGCCAGCCGCCGTACGGTCGGCGGCCCCTCTCCCAGCCGCGGGTCCGGGCCGAACGGCGACAGCGCGATCAGCAGGTCCACGGCCCGCCGGAGAGCCGGTCCGTCGTCCGCGCCGGACGCTGCCGCCGGGTCGGCCGCGCCGTCCGGCCGGTCGACCGGCCGGCCGGGACCGGGGATGCCGTCCGGCCGCTCGACCGGATGGCTGTGGCCGGGGATGCCCATCGGTCGGTCGGCCGGGTGGCTGTGGCCGGGGATGCCGGTCGGTCGGTCGGCCGGGTGGCCGGGGCCGAGGATGTCCGTCGGTCGCTCGACCGGGCGGCCGGGACCGGGGATGCCGGTCGGTCGCTCGACCGGATGGCCGGGGCCGGGGACGCCCGTCGGTCGGTCGGCCGGATGGCCGGAGCCGGGGACGCCCGTCGGTCGCTCGACCGGATGGCCGGAGCCGAGGACGCCCGTCGGTCGCTCGACCGGATGGCCGGAGCCGAGGACGCCCGTCGGTCGCTCGACCGGATGGCCGGAGCCGAGGACGCCCGTCGGTCGCTCGACCGGATGGCCGGAGCCGAGGACGCCCGTCGGTCGCTCGACCGGATGGCCGGAGCCGAGGACGCCCGTCGGTCGCTCGACCGGGTGGCCGGGGCCGAGGATGCCGTCGGCGATCCGGCCGGCGAGGGTGAGCGCGGCCTCGCTCTCCTCCACCGCCCATCGCTGGGCGGACTTGAAGTCGGCGAAGGCCATTCCCGCGGTGTCCGTCTGCGCGAGGGCCTCGCCGACGGGGTCGTCGGGGACCGCCCACCGGAACGCCTCGCGGGCCGTGGCCAGGAGGAAGTCGAGCTGTCGGCGCGGCACGGAGACCGTCTCGGCCGGGTGCCGCGTCCGGGACTTCTGCCGGGCGAACAGCCGCAGCAGGTCGTGGAAGCGGTAGCGGCCGGGACGCGGTGCCTGGAGGACGGCCAGATCGACGAGGGACTCCAGCAGGTCCTCCGCGTCGGGCTCCGGCACCCCGAGGACCGCGGCCGCGGTGGAGGCCGCGACGAGGGGGCCCGCCAGGAGCGCCGCCTGCCGGAAGGCCGTCGCCTGGTCGGGCGTCAGCTGCCGGTAGCCCAGCTCGAACGTGGCCCGGACCGCGAGATCGCCGGTGCGCAACTCGTCGATACGCCGGTGCTCGGCCCGGAGCCGCTCGCCGAGCGTGCCGATGCTCCAGCCGGGACGGGCCGCCAGCCGGGCGGCCACGATGCGTACGGCCAACGGGAGGTACCCGCAGGCGTCGAGCACCTCCCGGGCGGCGACCGGCTCGGCGTCGACGCGCCGCCGGTCCGTGGTGCGCGCCAGCATCCGCAGCGCCTCGACGGGGGTCAGCACATCGAGATCCGGCTGGAAGCAGACCGGCAGGGAGCTCAGCCGGGTCCTGCTGGTGATCACCACGGCGCAGCCCGGTGTGCCCGGCAGCAGCGGCCGTACCTGGGCGGCGTCGTGCGCGTCGTCCAGGACGAGCAACAGGCGTCTGCCGTCGACGGCGGAGCGGAACAACGCGGACCGGGCCGCGAGCGCCTCGGGCAGGGAGCCCGGGTCGGTGCCCAGGGCGATGAGGAAGTCGGCGAGGACCGTCTCGGCGGCCACCGGGCGGCCGGCGTTGCCCCGCAGGTCGGCGTAGAGCTGCCCGTCGGGGAAGGCGTGGCGCACCCGGTGGGCCGTCTGCACGGCGAGGGAGGTCTTGCCCACGCCGCCCATGCCCGAGACGGCGACGACCGCCGGAGCGGACCGGTCCTGCTCGGTGAGCGCCCCGGCGAGCCCGGCCAGGAGTTCCTCACGGCCCGTGAAGTCCGGCAGCGCGGGCGGGAGTTGAGCGGGCGGGGGCGGCATCGGCCGGGAGCCGGTCGGGGCTTTGTCCACGTCGTGGTCGCGGTCGTGGTCGTCGTCGGACCGGCCCCGCTCCCGTACGGCGGGCTCCGGCGGGGCACCGGTCAGGATGCTCTGGTGCAATGCGGCCAGTTCCGGGCCCGGTTCGACGCCCAGTTCGTCGACGAGGACCGTGCGGGCGTGCCGGAACGCGGCGAGGGCGTCGGCCCGCTTGCCCTCCCGGTGCAGCGCCTCCATGAGCAGGGCGTGCGAGCGTTCGCGCAGCGGATCGGCGGCCACCAGCTCGGTCAGGTCCCGGACGCACTGCTCGGTGCGGCCACCGCGCAGATCCAGGGTGATCCGCTGTTCCAGCAGGTCCAGCCACACTCCGCGCAGGCGCTGCCGCTGGCGCTCGGCGAACGGTCCGGGCACGCCGAGGAGGGGCTCGCCGCGCCACAGGTCCTGCGCCCGGCGCAGCAGGGTGCGGGCCGTGTCCGGTTCGCCGCGGCGCAGGGCCCGCTCGGCGTCGGCGATCAGGCGCTCGGCCACCAGCGCGTCCACGTGGTCGTCGGGGACGGCCAGTTCGTAGCCGTCGCCGCGCGCGACGAGTACGGAGGGGCGGGCCGGATCCGGCTCCAGCAGCTTGCGCCAGCGCCACGCGTAGGTGCGGATGGTGTTCATGGGGCGACCGGGCGGGCGGTCGCCCCACAGCGCGTCCAGCAGGTCGCACGCGGTCGCGGCCTTGTTCCGGCTGAGCAGCAGCACCGCGAGCATCGCCTGCTGCTGGGGAGGCCCGGCGGCGAGGACGTCCGCTCCGCGATGCACGCCCAGAGGTCCGAGCACCGAGAACCGATGTATCGCCACGCACGCCTCCCGAAGGCCCTGCCGGGCCTTCCTCCGGCCCCGAGGCGCAGAGCCTACCGAGGCGCGTGACCGGCTCCAACGCGCTACGAGCACGGGCGGGTCGGTTACGGAGAGTTCCGGGGCGCAGGGGAGAGCGAGGAGCAACGGGAGCGAGAGGATGAGCAGGGCGCGGCTGGTCTCAGGCGCCGGGCGGGCCGGGCCGGGGCACGGACCGGCGGTCGCGGAGTGCGGCCAGGGTGAGGGCGACGGCCACCGCGAGTGCCACGGCACCCCACCGCATGGCGAGGGCGATGCCCGAGGCGGTGCCACCCGGGTGGCGTTCGGCGAGCGAGACCAGGAAGGCGATGCCGAGCGCGGTGCCGATCTGGGTGGACATGCCGGTCAGGGCGCCCGCGAGGCCCTGGTCGGCGGCGGGCAGGTCCTGGGTCGCGGTCGATCGTATGGCGTGGGCACACACGCGTACCGGGAAGACGCAACCGGCCTGCGCGCGCTCGGGCAGGCGCACACCGCCCTGGCGGCCACGGACGGCCCACCTGCGCCGACATGGGCATACTGGGTGAACCGCGAGGAGCTGGAGGTCATGGACGCCCGGGTGTTCACCGAGCTGCGCCGCCCGCCGCGCGCCGTGCCGCTGCTCCAGGACGTACCGGCTCGCTACGACGCCACGCACGCCCGGGAAGTGGCGCTGCACCGGTCATGGCCGGCCGTAGCACTGGCCGACGCGAACGAGCCCGAGCAGGCCGCCGACGAGGCCCGCCGTGTCATCGACACGTCCGGGGACCTCTCCTCGGAGCGCACGGCGGCGCGTGCCCGTACGGCCCTGCATCGGTTGAAGGAGTACGAGGACGTACCCGAGGCGCGCGACGTGCGGTGCGACTACAGACACTTGTTGCTCGCCCAGGCTCGGAGAAGTCGGCCGACCTGCTCGGCCGGCCTTGATCAACAGTGTGGGAACGACAACGCCGCCCCCGGTGCCGGGGGCGGCGTGCGGTGTGTCGGTGTGCGTCAGCGCGCGTCGATCAGGCTGTAGGTGCTCCCGTCGGGCAGGCCGGCGATCTTGACGCTGGTGGCTGCCAGCGGGCGGTTGTACGTTCCGCGCGGCGCGCCGAACCCGGTCCACTGGCCGTCGGCCCGGCGCAGGTTGTGCCAGGTGTTGCCGTCCATGCCGACGGCGAGGAGCTGGGTGGCACCGTCCGGCGTGGCGGAGATCGCGACGGACGTGGCCTGCATCGCCTGTCCGGGCGCCCACTGCGGCGTGTTCCAGCCGGAGTTGACCCGTTGCGCGTTCTGGGTCATGTGCCAGATGTTGCCGTCCTGGCCGATCGCGGCGATCTGGAGGGTGTAGTCCCGGGTCGCCGTGATCGAGAGGTCCTTGCCGGCGAAGGTGGCGGCGCCACCGACACCGG comes from the Streptomyces sp. SUK 48 genome and includes:
- a CDS encoding BTAD domain-containing putative transcriptional regulator gives rise to the protein MAIHRFSVLGPLGVHRGADVLAAGPPQQQAMLAVLLLSRNKAATACDLLDALWGDRPPGRPMNTIRTYAWRWRKLLEPDPARPSVLVARGDGYELAVPDDHVDALVAERLIADAERALRRGEPDTARTLLRRAQDLWRGEPLLGVPGPFAERQRQRLRGVWLDLLEQRITLDLRGGRTEQCVRDLTELVAADPLRERSHALLMEALHREGKRADALAAFRHARTVLVDELGVEPGPELAALHQSILTGAPPEPAVRERGRSDDDHDRDHDVDKAPTGSRPMPPPPAQLPPALPDFTGREELLAGLAGALTEQDRSAPAVVAVSGMGGVGKTSLAVQTAHRVRHAFPDGQLYADLRGNAGRPVAAETVLADFLIALGTDPGSLPEALAARSALFRSAVDGRRLLLVLDDAHDAAQVRPLLPGTPGCAVVITSRTRLSSLPVCFQPDLDVLTPVEALRMLARTTDRRRVDAEPVAAREVLDACGYLPLAVRIVAARLAARPGWSIGTLGERLRAEHRRIDELRTGDLAVRATFELGYRQLTPDQATAFRQAALLAGPLVAASTAAAVLGVPEPDAEDLLESLVDLAVLQAPRPGRYRFHDLLRLFARQKSRTRHPAETVSVPRRQLDFLLATAREAFRWAVPDDPVGEALAQTDTAGMAFADFKSAQRWAVEESEAALTLAGRIADGILGPGHPVERPTGVLGSGHPVERPTGVLGSGHPVERPTGVLGSGHPVERPTGVLGSGHPVERPTGVLGSGHPVERPTGVPGSGHPADRPTGVPGPGHPVERPTGIPGPGRPVERPTDILGPGHPADRPTGIPGHSHPADRPMGIPGHSHPVERPDGIPGPGRPVDRPDGAADPAAASGADDGPALRRAVDLLIALSPFGPDPRLGEGPPTVRRLAEAAVRLQDRRTEGRARFLLGTYHLAAGEPVRAEAQARAAAEACRESDDLVVLRQAANDLGLITSYLGRPGEAVGHYDEAIALARALGHRSGELVTTVNAALARARSGQAAEAVAACESVLRGLRSRPDDLVRAFTHYVLGLALHALRRYEEAVTAFTDCLTVSRDAGLRSHGAQARFRMADSLRALGRQRPALEHARESLAALEEAGAARDIAQCLVVLGRIWTDLGDFTAARGCLERARESSLRLGLPDIEEIAALLDAVPAA